The sequence CTCGACGCGATCGACCGGACCTGGGGGCTGGCCGCCGACGCGGAGGTGACCACCGAGGCCAACCCGGAGTCGGTGACGCCCGCGTCGCTGAAGGAACTGCGGGCGGCCGGATACACCCGGATCTCGCTGGGCATGCAGTCGGCCGCGCCCGGGGTGCTCGCCGTCCTCGACCGCCGGCACAGCGCGGGCCGGGCCACCGCCGCCGCACTGGAGGCCCGCGACGCCGGGTTCGACCACGTCAACCTCGACCTGATCTACGGCACGCCGGGGGAGCGGGCCGAGGACTTCGCCGCCTCGCTGGACCAGGTCGTGGCGGCGGGGGTGGACCACGTCAGCGCGTACGCCCTGATCGTCGAGGACGGCACCCGGCTGGCCGCCCGGATGCGGCGCGGCGAGTTGCCGTACCCCGACGAGGACGTGGCCGCGGACCGTTACCTGGCCGCTGAGGCCGCCCTCGACGCGGCCGGTTTCTCCTGGTACGAGGTCTCCAACTGGGCCCGTACGCCGGCCGCCCGGTGCCGGCACAACCTGCTCTACTGGACCGGCGGGGACTGGTGGGGCCTCGGGCCGGGGGCGCACAGCCACGTCGGCGGCGTGCGCTGGTGGAACGTCAAGCACCCCGCCGGGTACGCGCAACGCCTCGCCGCCGGAGGGTCACCCGGGCTGGCCCGGGAGGTGCTCACCGGCGACGAGGCGCACATGGAGGACGTCATGCTCCGGCTGCGGCTGGCCACCGGGCTGCCGCTGGACGTCCTGGGCGACGCCGGTCGGGCGGCCGCGGCGCGGGCGGCGGTGCGGGGCCTGCTCGACGAGCCCGCCCACGCCGCCGGCCGCGCCGTGCTCACCCTGCGCGGCCGGCTGCTCGCCGACGCCGTGGTGCGGGATCTGCTGCCCTGACCGTCAGCGCTTCACGAAGGCGGTCAGCGCTTCACGAAGGCGTAGGTCATCGGGTACTGGTAGAGCACGCCGTCGTTGGCCTTGACCCCGCCGATGATGCCGAAGATCACCGGCACGATCGCGACGATGAACGGGACGAAGAACAGCAGGCCGCAGGTGATCGTGGCGAGCACCCAGCTCAGCACGCCGGCGACGGCCCAGGTGAGCTGGAAGTTCAGGGCGGCCACCGAGTGCGCGCGGGCGACGGGGGACTGCTGCCCCCGGGTCATCATCGCGATCAGCGGCGCCACCCAGCCGAACAGGCCGCCACCGACGATCACGCCCAGCGGGCCGCCGAAGTGGGCGATCAGGACCCAGGTCTTGTCCTCGTTGCTGGCGTAGCCGCCACCCGGGGCGCCGTAGCCGCC is a genomic window of Micromonospora tarapacensis containing:
- a CDS encoding DUF4870 domain-containing protein, encoding MTEPPRPPDSGDEPTTPLSGSPGQAGYPPPGGYPPPGGDQPPPAGYPPPGGYPPPGGYPPPGGAPGVGYPTGGYGAPGGGYASNEDKTWVLIAHFGGPLGVIVGGGLFGWVAPLIAMMTRGQQSPVARAHSVAALNFQLTWAVAGVLSWVLATITCGLLFFVPFIVAIVPVIFGIIGGVKANDGVLYQYPMTYAFVKR
- the hemW gene encoding radical SAM family heme chaperone HemW, which produces MPGVLPAGEPVPADGSLPACARESVGARGFGVYVHVPFCASRCGYCDFNTYTADELGGGASRDGYADTVLAELALAARVLGDAPPPRVDTVFVGGGTPTLLPADDLARILDAIDRTWGLAADAEVTTEANPESVTPASLKELRAAGYTRISLGMQSAAPGVLAVLDRRHSAGRATAAALEARDAGFDHVNLDLIYGTPGERAEDFAASLDQVVAAGVDHVSAYALIVEDGTRLAARMRRGELPYPDEDVAADRYLAAEAALDAAGFSWYEVSNWARTPAARCRHNLLYWTGGDWWGLGPGAHSHVGGVRWWNVKHPAGYAQRLAAGGSPGLAREVLTGDEAHMEDVMLRLRLATGLPLDVLGDAGRAAAARAAVRGLLDEPAHAAGRAVLTLRGRLLADAVVRDLLP